GTGGAGGTGGCACATGgggacagtgcccagggcagtgctgggaatggtgGGACTCCATGGGCTcacagggcttttccagccacAATTCCATGGTTTCCAGCTCCTCCGGAGCACGACaccctgtgtgtgcagtgagtgCAGGTTACCCCGGGCCTGCTGAGGTTTGCTTGAgctgtttccatggaaacttCTCCATTCCACATCAGGAAGTGACCAGTGGGAAaggggcaggcagaggccaAGAGCCTCATCAGCCCCTGGAGAAAAATGAACGAGGAAACTCTGAGTTCACCAGgaacctttttatttaaatatataaaacatgGTATTTTGGCAaacattcattttctcattaaataaGGTAAAATCACAAAAGGGAGAAAGGCATTGCATCAGTAAAAACCAAGGAGAAGCCACCCTGTGGTtcatctgcccagggctggggtcaggTGCAGATTGATGAGGGACAGGAAAAGCCTGTAAGCGACAGCCTGCGATAGGTACAGCAGAGAACCTGGAGTAACTGCTGGGGCTAAATAAATGTCCtggcaaaagcagcttttagtAGGCACTAAATCCAAATTCTACCTCTGAACTAGGACAAACTGATGGAGTTTTACCCACGTGCTCGTCTCTTCCCACTGTGTCTCAACACCTTACACCTCCCACCAAAGTGAACTAAGCACCACCTACCCGAGGAAAGGCTGCCCGGGGCGGTGAGAGcccctgggaattcctggatCATCTGTAAGGCCACTCCAGTCTGGGCTCATCCCTCcctgtgggggctgcaggagcagggacaacATTCCCACCACAGGCACAGGAGGGGCGGGATGGACACGGCCCAGCACAAGGGCTGCTGAAAGCTGGGACTGATTTAAACACGGAGCTGCTCTAATGCTCAGGTACTTCACTACAAAGCACTAAGGGACATTACAGCATCTGCCACGTGCTCATGGGGTTATCCAGCAGGGATTGATCCAGAAGGCTCTACGTGACACGGGAGCTCCAGCGTCTCCCTTCCCATTTTTAGACTAGACTAAAACAGGACACAgacaggacacacacacacacacacacacggcGCCACGACCAGCTCCCCCCTCCTCTGCACCTCCTGCGCTCCAGCTGCGGCcgctctgctccagctccacccCCGGTGCCTCTAAAAGGTGCTGCTGGAAGCCGTGGTGGTGAGACGCCTCCCGATGTAAATCCTGCAGCAGGGTCAGAGCACACGGCTGTGTTtcagggctgggaatgccctccctgccaggccACTGCCTCTGGAGTTCccggcaggagcagcactgccagctgtaACCAGGCAGGAACAGAACTGCTCCCGAgcccggccccagccccagcgACTGCCCCTGTTCTggcagccctcccagctccagggcccAGCACCTGCCCCACGCTCCTGTGGAAAGGAAACGTCCCCCATCCCTCTTAGGAGGGAATTTAAAAATCTActgagtaatttaaaataatattaaatatttttaaatctatgtCAGTGGAACTTTTAAAATCTATTCAATATtagctttttgctttgctgatcTCCTAGTTGTGAGATTAAGAGTCTCATCTCCAGTGGAGCCAAGTGTTGTGTGACTACAGTTCCAGTGTACAGAATTCCACATTTCCCTGCCTCTTAACTGTTCTGAGAAATTCCCAACcagggagaaaatcagaaaacttCAACCATCCAGCAATACCACAGGCAGGAAGCACTTCCTGAATAACCATCTTGGACAAAGAGGGAATTGGGAATCAGAACCAGGCCTCAAAGAAAGCGggtaaaaaatcttttttttttttttttttaattgaaccTTACCCTAGTCCAATGGCCAGCAggtgagagagcagcagggatgggaggaaaACCTTCAGGAATTCCGCAGAGAATATCCCCCCTTTCTTCATGACACTGGTGTTCCTCATGCTGAGCGTGGCTGTGCGCCGGGGGTGCTTGAAGAGGAATTCCCTGGATTTGGGGAAGGAAGGTGAGCTGTGtgctcaggcagcagaggagaagctgcaggagctctccagcagctgtggcagcactCACTTGGGCGGGATGTTCTCGGGCCGGCTGGACCAGTCCCAGATCCAATCCGCGTTCTTCCTCAGCAGCCGCtccacctccctcctcctctccaggaaATCCTCCTCAGACTGCAACCAAGAGCCACCAGCACTGAGCACCGAGCAGGGCACGGCTGCAGCCACACCACGGCCAGGCCAGCCCTGACACCCACCTTCCCACCCCCCTTCTGGGCAGTGTTCACATCCCAGACCAAGAGCGGGAGCAGGGAGATCCATCCTCACTCAGAGTGGGGTGGGAATGGCAAAGAACACAGCCCATATCCCACATCCCATATCCCATAGCCCACATCCCATAGCCCATAGCCCACATGTGCCTGAGACAAGACTGCCCTGGCAGTGAAATCCCAGAGCCAAGCATTTAATCCTCATGCACAGACCAAAAtatccccagctcccagccctgatggacactgggcacagggattCCTGCCTTATCCCAGCCCTGATGgacactgggcacagggattCCTGCCCTATCCCAGCCCTGATGgacactgggcacagggattCCTGCCctatcccagctcccagccctgatggacactgggcacagggattCCTGCCctatcccagctcccagccctaatggacactgggcacagggattCCTGCCCTATCCCAGCCCTAATGgacactgggcacagggattCCTGCCCTATCCCAGCCCTAATGgacactgggcacagggattCCTGCCctatcccagctcccagccctgatggacactggcacagggattCCTGCCctatcccagctcccagccctgatggacactggcacagggattCCTGCCctatcccagctcccagccctgatggacactggcacagggattCCTGCCCTATCCCAGCCCTAATGgacactgggcacagggattCCTGCCCTATCCCAGCCCTGATGgacactgggcacagggattCCTGCCCTATCCCAGCCCTGAtggacactggcacagggattCCTGCCctatcccagctcccagccctgatggacactggcacagggattCCTGCCctatcccagctcccagccctgatggacactgggcacagggattCCTGCCctatcccagctcccagccctgatggacactgggcacagggattCCTGCCctatcccagctcccagccctgatggacactggcacagggattCCTGCCctatcccagctcccagccctgatggacactggcacagggattCCTGCCctatcccagctcccagccctgatggacactggcacagggattCCTGCCctatcccagctcccagccctgatggacactggcacagggattCCTGCCctatcccagctcccagccctaatggacactgggcacagggattCCTGCCCTATCCCAGCCCTGATGgacactgggcacagggattCCTGCCctatcccagctcccagccctaatggacactggcacagggattCCTGCCctatcccagctcccagccctgatggacactggcacagggattCCTGCCCTATCCCAGCCCTGAtggacactggcacagggattCCTGCCctatcccagctcccagccctaatggacactggcacagggattCCTGCCCTATCCCAGCCCTGATGgacactgggcacagggattCCTGCCCTATCCCAGCCCTGAtggacactggcacagggattCCTGCCCTATCCCAGCCCTAAtggacactggcacagggattCCTGCCctatcccagctcccagccctgatggacactgggcacagggattCCTGGCcatgctcagagctggcagatgTCACTGGCAGTccttgcccagctcctggcaggaccagTTCCGGACCCTGGCCCTCCTGGGAGGCAGGTGAGCCTGGCCAGGTGTGTGCTCCCAGAACaagcccccccagccccagctctggtgcAGTTACAGCACAAACGCTGAGtcagggcagagctcctggctccGCTCTGCTCCATTCCACACAGCCCAGGCCTTGGGATAAAAATAGATCCTGCTCCCAGAATTCCAACAGCTCTGGATGCGCACACACACACGATGGAAATAAAACTGTCCAGGCAGCTGGAATTCTGATGGCTTTCTAACTTGGGGTTATTTGTTCTCAAAGTCTAAATAATGATCTTTAAACAACTGAAGGGTGTTTCTgacaatataaaataataatttccagTAATAATTAACTTGCAGTACCACATTTAGCTAACCTAAAGCTGAGTCCTTGGAGTCTGGCAGGAGCTGTAGAAATGATGCAGAAAAATTCACTTCCTTGAAATACTTCCTTCCTCAAAATGCTTTGTGagtcatttttttaatattaaaagcTAATTTATTACACTGAAGACTTCAGATTTCAGCCTGTCATCCCGCAATAAGCCCTGTATTGATGAAATATGGTCAATGCACATTATTTCCCCCACTCTTGTTGCAAATGTGTTTATTCATTTTCCTTGCAAGGTAAACAAACCTGCAAAGTGAAATCAGAAAGAACAGGGAGTTTTCCAAAGCAGCACATATTCAGGTTTGGTATTAATTGTTAAAATACCTGGAATCAAAGCTAGGGCTTGGAAGTTGTGTATTTTTGCCTGCCATATTTAAGTGACTCTAGAAATTCTTGCTGctgtcaaaatatatttttaaattcctacTGAATTGATGGAGGTGCCTTGGAGGAGGACATAGGAAATGCACCCCATCAGCAGCCAAAGGGAGAGAGCAAATCCTTCTGAGAAATCTCAGTCACAGAAAGACCAACCCAAAACATCCCCACATGTCAGGaacaaacacagccaggctggatcTGCCAGGGGTGCTGGGAGTTGTGGAAGTCtcttcagcagcttctgctgttCCTGCCCAAAGCACAGGGACCCAgagctcccctctcccccagccagGTGAGGATCTTACCTGGAAGCTGTTCTTCTCCCCACTGCTGTGGCTCTCTATCTCCAGAGCTCTGTGGCTGTCCTGGGGGGTCTGGGAGCGAGGAGGGCTGCACCAGGACAGAAGCACCAGGAAAGGAGGAGTGAGGTGTTCTGTGACACCCTGGGACACCCGGACACTCTGCCCAGGAGTGCCCCAACCGTGCCCCAGGGGCTGCATGGGGCAGcgctgccacagcccagccacctcagtccctgctctgatccccagccctctgcccacGCCGCTGGGAGCCCTGGCACTTGCACAGAAACAACAGGCAGCACACGAGGAGTGGCAGAGGGGTTTGGTTTGAATCCCCACCAGCCAGGCCGAGCCTGTCCCGCTGTGGAGTTCCAGTCCTGGAGTTTGGGCTTTTCCAAACACAATTTAGGCTGGAGACCTCACGGCCCATCAAAATCCAGCAGATGCATTAATGGCACTGCCTGAGcgcctgccccagggctgggccatTGTGTGACACCCCTGGACATCTGCTCTGGTTTCTAGGACACATGCACACACGTGTTCATATGGGAacacacacaaaccacacaTAACCCTATGCACACGTGTGTTCATACAAACAGGCACGTGCACGTTAACACACCCATCAACACTTCTGTCTCTGGGACCCCGTGGTGACCTTGGCAGAGCCCCTGCTCACCTGTCACAGtgggagctctccctggagctgctcctgcccgaCTCGTGCTGGGCATCCAGCAGGATCTTCTCCATGTCCCCGTTGTGGATGGACAGCGAGGCTGGcacctgctcctggctgcccgtggacacagagctgccactgccactgccattgCTGAAGTGCAGCTCCACCCAGGACCCTGCCAGGcgaaagcagagctgagccccacGGCCTGGGCTGCCAGAGTGACAGTGCAGGGACAcgggccagccctgcctcccagCTCATAAACAGCACGGCATGCAAAGGGCAGGCACTCGAGCTGGGAAggctcacagggctgggaagcagctgctcagaAGTACATTGTGTTTCTCTCTGCACATACAGATCTTTCATTCTGGAATATGTTCAATTTTTATTGTTCAACATAGGTGGCAGTCAAAATAAACCTAAGGACTTCTGCTGCCAAAGTTCAGTTATTCATTCGTTGAAATTATTTTGGGCTCCAGAGCCCAGGGACTGTTTAGTGCAGCCTCTTTTCAGTGCCATTTGTAGGTGCTGCTGTTAAGCAACTGCGGGTGTGTGGCAAGGGCTGTCATGGGTTTGCTGCTAGCAGTATATTTAACACGGTCACATGGGCTTTGTTTTCCTAAGGGAGGGAATAACAActccctcctgggcagggacagctcactgcagggcctggagctgTTCCCTCCCTAtagaatcctggaatgctttgggttggaagagatcccaaatcccacccagtgccacccctgccatggcagggacaccttcccctgtcccaggtgctcccagccccagtgtccagcctggccttgggcactgccagggatccaggggcagccccagctgctctgggcaccctgtgccagggcctgcccaccctgccaggaacaattcccaattttctatccatccctgccctctggccgGGGGatgtcctgtccctccttcctGTCCCCCAGAAAGGAGCTCAGGGGACAGAAAATACCTGAGTTACAGAAATGCCAGAAGAACTCCACTGTGGAACAGGtgtggcccagctccagcagtgcacagggagcagagcagcgagggcaggagcaggagggcagcaggaattccctggatTCTGGGCAAGGATGTCTAGGGAatcagcagggaaagcagagacagggacagtggtgctcaggctgctcagggaaccaaggcacagcaggagcagctggagctgcagggtcccttcccagccatccagcagcacaggaaccaGGTGGGGAGAAGCCAGGACAGGGGTTTAGAGTGAGGCAGGAACGTCAAACCAGCAAAGATATCCCAAATatcctggctgggaggagactGAAGGCTCCAAAATCAAATGGGAACAGCACAAAGCCAAACTGCCTCTTTTGCATCAACAACACGAGTATCTCCATCCCAAATACACGGACCTCCATCTGGACAGCCAAAGTACCAAAAAACTGCTGGATACAAACACTCCCAGCCACCGAGTTTGGAAGAGACGCACTTCTTCCAAACCCCTGTTCCTTTACAgctggtttgttgttgtttgggtttgtttgggaaTTTTCCCCTCCACGTGACAGTGCCTGGCATGTGGCAGGGAGTGTGCTCAGAGCCAGACAAACCCTTCCCTACCCTTTCCCCCAAAATCTAGGGAAGCTCAAGTTGTTGCCAAAGAACGATCACAACCACTAGAGCTCAAATTAAGACTTTATCTGCTGAAATCTTACTGGGTACAGCGCTGGGAATGCAGGATAAAGCAGGGACAGGGTTGGGATTGCAGCAGCAAGCAGACAGAAGATGTGGTttacaattttctctttttttccttctccttttggacACTCCTCAgagaagggctgtgctggagcgCATGGAACGGGCTGTGATATCATCATTTAAAGATAAAAGCAGCTGTGTTTTTATGAAGCTGGAAACACAAACAGACCGAAGCCCACAAGAGGCGATACAGCCCGGCCAGACGAGTCCGGGGATGGGCTCGGGACAGAGGGGTCTGTCACGAtatcccagcccaggacacatgTGCGAGCACGGACCGGCACTGCAAAGCACCGGGTCAGCGCTGGGAAGTGTAATTTTCTTACGATACAGCTTTCAACGCTAGGAATTAAGACGCAGAATTCTAGAGAGCGATGAGGACGGCCCCATAATCGCTACAGCCCCCGTGCCAGCCGCACTGCGTGTGGCTGCGCTGGTTTTTCCCTTCCCCGGCCAATCCGGGGCTATCCAACACCCGATCCCCGCGACTGGCCCGAGCCCTGCCCACAGGCACATCCTCCGGGCCTCCTCCCCGGGACGCGGGCCGATGGACACGCACTGCGGCGCGCACATCGGCCACCGCAACCACCCAATATCGCCACCCAGAAGGGCCGCGCGCGCGGGTCCGCCCCCAGCCCGCAGCGCCCGGGCAGTGCCGCCCCGGCCGGCAGTGCCGCCCCGGCCCGCAGCGCCGCTCCCCGCGGCCTTACCCTGCAGGTTCTCCTCCTGAGGGCTCTGTCGCGACATGGCTGGCGGGCGGCCGGGCACGCACTGACCGCGCTCCGGCCGCCTCAGCAACGCCGCGCCGCCCCGGTGACGTCagcgccgcgccgcccgcccaTTGGCcagcgcggcggggcggggcagggGTTGGGGGGCGCGCGCTCCTTCAGCGTCCCCCCAGGCCGCCATGATGGCGGGAGCGAGCGGGGCTGGGCGGGTAAACGGGAGTGCGGGGACCGCTCCTCCTGGAACTCCCTCAGGACTCCATCCCTCAGGACACCATCCCTCAGGACTCCATCCCTCAGGACTCCATCCCTCAGGACTCCCGCTCTCTGCCCGCTGAGCGCTCCGCACGGCGCTTCAGAGTCACACGGGGAACGCGGACACGGAGGGGTTTCACAGCACACACGTCCGCTTGCGAAGTCACGGCTTGCGGCCGCTAAGCCAGCCCCGACGGCGAATGATACATGGCCTTAAAATAGGTAATAATCACAGAAcgcttgggttggaagggacccacaagcaCCAGTCCGACTCTCGGCCCCGCACAGAACAGCTCCAAGGaaattaataataacaaataaataaataatagataataaataaatctcCTTTTGGTCTTTAATTGACGCGATGCCATCAGCGCTCTCGACAGCGGGAACCACTTAACTCGTGTTGTTATTTGAAAGCAGATACTGATTTACTGCTGGGACGTTGTAAAGACAAATGCATAAAACCTGATTTTGTTTAGCCAAATTATTAACTCAATTAAAGCATGCAGGCTTTTCTGCCTTGTCTGGAATTGTTTGCACCTGTGCCTTTTTGCAGCCGAGTCACAAAGCCCAAGTGAAATACATCAGTAAATTGACTGTGAGTTGTTGCGAGAGTAAGGAATTGCCTTATAACCTTCCCAGAAGGACGAGGCCGGGGTGTTACGGTGAGGGCACGGCACTCTGGTGGATAGAGGGGCAGTGGAACCGGCTCTGTTCCAGTAGGGAAGGGCCgtccctggcaggggcagcGAGGGGCGGGTTCCCGGTGCCTGCGCTCGGTGCCGCTCCCGCTCCTCCcgcagagctctgctgctccctgctgctggcagccccggCACCGGGCACGGGCATGGGCACGGCAGCCTCCCTCCCCGGGCACGGGGCACGGGCATGGGCATGGCAGCCTCCCGGCACGGGGCACGGGCATGGGCACGGCAGCCTCCCTCCCCGGGCACGGGGCACGGGCATGGCAGCCTCCCGGCACGGGGCACGGGCATGGGCACGGTAGCCTCCTGGCACGGGCATGGGCACGGTAGCCTCCCTCCCCGGGCACGGGCATGGGCACGGCAGCCTCCCTCCCCGGGCACGGGCACGGCAGCCGCTCCTCGGGGACACAGGAGGTTCTGGCTCCAGGAtctgcccctctcctgcagccagccctgcctcggCTGTGAGGAACGGGGGGCTCAACGCTGCGGGCACACAGCAAGGGCTGCCTGCCTCAGGAGGGATGTGGGGATcgcagaatcacagaatcccagaaggttttgggttggcagggaccttaactcccacccagtgccacccctgccatgtcAGTGAcatctcccactgtcccaggctgctccaagccccatccagcctggccttgggcactgccagggatccagaggcagccccagctgctctttcATCCGTCATTGGGTGAatgattttatttccatgtATAATCTGATGGCAGAAACTTTTGGGTTATTGGCAGAGACCCACTGTGCTGTCATCAGGAAAACTTGTGAATTTTCATGTTGTTGGATGAAGTCTTTGAAAGGTTATTGATTTATTGCACTGCGAtcctctgcacagctgggactcgCTCTAATCATATTTACTTGCATGTCACAGATCAATCATGTATTGATTCATTCCCTTTAAGCCATAACCAGTGACCATCTCCTCCACAGAAAAACAACGGCGATGATTTGGGTACAGAGTCACGCTTGCTGCTCAGACAGCTTCAActttgtgtttggttttcagCCTCTGGGCTGGGCCTGACATgagggctcagcccagctgtgagggACAGGTATTTCTTTCAGGCATTGCACAGAAGTTGTTTGTAATCCCAAACCCGTGATAAACTTGCATTAGTTTACAAATGGATAATATTCACTGACATTTCTTTGGTTTCTTACTAATAAAAATCAAGGTAATCCACCCACTTCCTAGAGGTACAATGTGAGACAGTGGGAATTTCAGGACTGATTTGGGAAAATGTGCCtacaactccctgccaggaggggacagccaggggggtcgggctgtgctccagggaacagggacaggagcagagggaacggccccaggctgggccagggcaggctcagggtgggcacagcaggaatttccccatggaaagggggctcaggcactggcactgcccagggagggttggagtgcccatccctgcaggtgtcccctggaggtggcactcagggttctgggctggggacatggtgggtaggcactgggcacagctgggagggctttgccagcccaAATGATTCCgtgattctgtgactgttgCTCTCCTGTACAGACACACGCTCAAGCCCCGCTGAAATCTGAGCACTGCCTGTCTGCATCCCCCCGAGGGTTGGTCATTAAcctccctggctgcctctggaaGTGGAACCGTGCGTGTGTTTCATGCTGAGCATTTCTTGGAACCAGGTTCATCATTAACCACCCAGCTGCTCTTGTGTCCtttccatggtgctgctgctcacccaggcaatgcaaggtgtccctgcccatggctgtggAACACGATGAGCCTTAAGGTCTCTGGCAGCCCAAACCCTTGTGTGATTTGCTGGTTCTCTGATTTTATTCCATTTGGAGAGTTAATAAAAAGCCTGTGTGTGGTGTGGTcgctgctgtggcagggctgtgctgtcctgggcCATGTCTGTCACATTCCTCAGCAATCCCCACGCGCTTTGTGCCGTTCTGTGGTGGCTGCACAGGGCATTGATCCTGCCTGACCTGAGCTCGGTGTCACAGGGAGCTCAGAACCTGTGCTGGCACAAACCAGGGCTcaaaccaaacccagagcaCGCTGGTTTGCTTTTCAGTCCTACAAGGGAAGAAACTGACCACTTCCAGTGTGaatcagaaaagcagagcatgAAAACTCCTTCAGCTCTTCTGTACTTACTAACTTCAGGTTTTTAAAGCCCATTCCCATCTGTGTGCAGCTCAGCCCGTGGAAGTTGCCAGAGGAATGCTTCTCCTGAGCACTTGccagctgaaaaacaaacccccatTCTTTGAGTGATGCAAACCACTGCTGGGCTCTTGTGTAGGTCTCTTACAGCACTGCCTGCGACGTGACTTGTTTTGCTTACAAACTCCCACAAAGTGTTGCAATTCAGCTCTAAAAATAGAAACCAGTTTTATTTGTCCCAGAGCCCTTGTTGTCACAGctctcagagccacagccagtCCTGTTGTCTCCAAGTGCCACTACAAGTCCCTTTGGCAAAGGATAATTGAACCACTGAGCAGGGAACAGGCAGAACACAACGTTGGGATCCACAAAAATAGGAACAAGTTTCTAAGGAATCTGGTTAGCAGTCACGTGTTTCTCGTCCTGCACAGTTGTGAGCTTTGGATGGagggaaaatgaagattttctaTGCGAAGTTCCAGATACTTAGCAGTTgtttaaggggaaaaaaccccagaccctcctttctaaaactgaaaattttgtgTTCCAGGGTAGgtttctgcttcccagccctgcactcagATCACCCTGTCATTCCTATCAGCAGTTCATGGACATACACTGGGAACAGTTCCCAGTCTTCTTCCCAGTCTTCACTATGTCTCAtgtcaggaaaacacaaaatcaaacaaatatgCCCTATATCCTATTTGCTTGTAGAGAACTTGGTGGTGTGGGGCTGTTAGAAGTATCTTGTACccaaatgcatttctttcatgCATATTTGTGATTAGTTTCTGATGGAAAGGGGAATTTTCAGTGGGCAATTGATTATTGACAATGGATATTTCCTCAGGTGTGAGGAGCAGTGGGACACAGCACACTGAGAGTTCCAGACTTGCTTTACATTCGTGTGTTTTAGTCCTCAAACTGAGCCTTACAGGGCCTTGCAACAACACCTGCCTTTTCcaccccccagcactgccaggtcacTGCAGAGCACGCTGGCACCCAGGAATGTCAATCCTGTAAGAGAGAAACAccccagtgcctgccctgcaCTTCCACAGGGATTGGCTTCCATGGAACATGGAGTGAGTCCAGAgtcctgctctggagccaggctgtgacacctgggggggctcacctgggcaggagcagggagagctcagagccctgccagggcctggaggggctccaggagagctggggagggactggggacagggatggagggacaggacccagggaatggctcccagtgccagagggcagggctggatgggatattgggaattgggaattgttccctggcagggtgggcaggcctggcatagggtgcccagagcagctggggctgcccctggatccctggcagtgcccaaggccaggctggacactggggctgggagcacctgggacagggagaggtgtccctgccatggcaggggtggcactgggggggatttgaaatcccttccaacccagaagagcctgtgattccatgattctcgAACTTGATCCCATCTCTATTGCTAGGAGCAAGTGCAAAGCCTGGCAGCTGTTTCTAAATCCAAATATCCTTCAATCCCCCCCTGCCCTTTTCAGcaaggcagccctgctggaggaaCAGCTCAGTGTGggttccagctgtgctggatgcAGAGCTTTGGCTTCCtcatggggctgggaatgcccATCCTGGCTGGAGTGCAGGGCCTGAGCACGTTTGGAACAGCAGCCTCggctggctgggaagggacagggacagaacggagggagcagagagctctggaaCTGGTctgggaaggcagggatgggagggctctggagctggtctgggaaggcagggatgggagggctctggagcagggctgaTCTCGGGAAGggagggctctggagcaggagcagtgctgatCTCGGGAAGGGAGGGCTCTGGAGCTAATCTCGGGAAGggagggctctggagcaggagcagggctgatcTCGGGAAGGGAGGGCTCTGGACCAGTGCTGATCTCGGGAAGGGAGGGCTGATCTCGGGAAGgaagggctctggagcaggagcagggctgatcTCGGGAAGGGAGGGCTCTGGAGCTGATCTCGGGAAGggagggctctggagcaggagtAGGGCTGATCTCGGGAA
Above is a genomic segment from Serinus canaria isolate serCan28SL12 chromosome 6, serCan2020, whole genome shotgun sequence containing:
- the BNIP3 gene encoding BCL2/adenovirus E1B 19 kDa protein-interacting protein 3, producing MSRQSPQEENLQGSWVELHFSNGSGSGSSVSTGSQEQVPASLSIHNGDMEKILLDAQHESGRSSSRESSHCDSPPRSQTPQDSHRALEIESHSSGEKNSFQSEEDFLERRREVERLLRKNADWIWDWSSRPENIPPKEFLFKHPRRTATLSMRNTSVMKKGGIFSAEFLKVFLPSLLLSHLLAIGLGIYIGRRLTTTASSSTF